In Candidatus Nomurabacteria bacterium, one DNA window encodes the following:
- the rplE gene encoding 50S ribosomal protein L5: MSKTIKEKFLESAPTLAKELGLKNMLALPSLEKIMLSTGVGKIKDQKRLDMIADRLARVTGQKAAPRGAKKSIASFKSRQGDIVGYAVTLRGDRMWSFLEKLINVAIPRIRDFRGFSETSVDEKGSLTLGLREHTIFPETADEELKDVFGFAITLNVKAKSRDQALALFRTIGFPFKKAVSK; this comes from the coding sequence ATGTCTAAAACGATTAAAGAAAAATTCTTGGAATCAGCACCCACTCTTGCCAAAGAATTGGGTCTGAAGAACATGCTCGCCCTTCCTTCGCTTGAGAAAATTATGCTTTCTACGGGCGTGGGGAAGATAAAGGATCAGAAACGTTTGGATATGATTGCCGATCGTCTCGCTCGAGTCACAGGCCAGAAGGCGGCACCACGTGGCGCCAAGAAGTCGATTGCTTCTTTCAAATCCCGCCAAGGTGATATCGTCGGCTATGCAGTTACTCTCCGTGGAGATCGGATGTGGAGCTTTCTTGAGAAGTTAATCAATGTGGCGATTCCGCGTATCCGAGACTTCCGTGGTTTCTCCGAGACTTCCGTGGATGAGAAGGGGAGTCTTACTCTCGGACTTCGCGAACACACCATTTTCCCTGAAACAGCTGACGAAGAATTGAAGGACGTTTTCGGGTTTGCAATTACTTTGAATGTAAAAGCGAAGAGTCGTGATCAAGCCTTAGCTCTTTTCCGAACGATTGGTTTCCCTTTCAAGAAAGCGGTCTCAAAATAG
- a CDS encoding 50S ribosomal protein L24: MKVKKGDTVRIITGKDKGKEGKIIKSLPRENRVIVEGLNLMKRRRRPTKEGQKGQVVSVAAPVHASNVKKVG, from the coding sequence ATGAAAGTAAAAAAGGGCGACACGGTGCGCATTATCACCGGCAAGGATAAGGGAAAGGAGGGTAAGATTATCAAATCTCTACCACGCGAGAATCGTGTGATTGTGGAGGGCTTGAATCTGATGAAACGTCGCCGTCGTCCCACGAAGGAAGGTCAGAAGGGACAGGTAGTTAGTGTGGCTGCGCCAGTTCATGCTTCTAATGTTAAGAAAGTTGGCTAG
- the rplN gene encoding 50S ribosomal protein L14: protein MIQPRSIVKIADNTGAKIGRVFKVLGGSKKRYAELGELVVISIQVAEPKKAVKKKEVCQAVVVRQAKAFRRADGSYIRFDDNAVVILEKDKPEPRGGRIFGPIPREIAEKGYQKIVSLAPEIV from the coding sequence ATGATTCAACCACGCTCCATTGTGAAGATTGCTGACAATACCGGTGCTAAGATCGGGCGTGTTTTCAAGGTGTTGGGTGGCTCTAAGAAACGTTACGCCGAGCTTGGCGAACTGGTAGTTATCTCTATTCAGGTCGCTGAGCCGAAGAAAGCGGTGAAAAAGAAAGAAGTTTGCCAGGCGGTGGTGGTTCGTCAGGCCAAAGCTTTTCGTCGTGCCGATGGTTCTTATATCCGTTTCGACGATAATGCCGTGGTGATTCTGGAGAAAGATAAACCAGAACCACGGGGTGGACGCATTTTCGGTCCTATCCCGCGCGAGATTGCCGAGAAAGGTTATCAGAAAATTGTGTCACTGGCGCCAGAAATTGTTTAA
- the rpsQ gene encoding 30S ribosomal protein S17 — protein MTTPTTTKPKIFQGIVTSTKMQKTIVVAVKTYEKHPKYKKYLLRTKRYLAHDEEGKVREGDKVEIQETRPLSRRKSFTLVNKS, from the coding sequence ATGACTACACCAACAACAACCAAGCCGAAAATTTTTCAGGGTATCGTTACTTCTACGAAGATGCAGAAGACCATTGTGGTCGCAGTGAAGACTTACGAGAAACACCCGAAGTATAAGAAGTATCTTTTGCGAACCAAGCGCTATCTCGCCCACGACGAGGAGGGTAAGGTTCGTGAGGGTGACAAGGTGGAAATTCAGGAGACGAGACCGCTTTCACGCCGGAAGTCGTTTACCCTTGTAAACAAATCCTAA
- the rpmC gene encoding 50S ribosomal protein L29, with protein MAKTNNNNWQEKVIEQKENLRQVRFGGSMGKSKDVKVAKKTRHEIARLLTAANATK; from the coding sequence ATGGCAAAGACAAATAATAACAATTGGCAAGAGAAGGTAATTGAGCAAAAGGAAAATTTGCGTCAAGTTCGTTTTGGTGGAAGTATGGGGAAGTCAAAGGATGTTAAGGTGGCCAAGAAAACTCGCCACGAGATTGCACGCCTTCTCACGGCGGCCAATGCGACAAAATAG
- the rplP gene encoding 50S ribosomal protein L16: MLLPKKVKHRKWHTMRRNPNKPRTETRGVTLAFGSHGLKAMTAGRVRANQIEAARKSIMHEIQKTGKMWIRIFPDKPYTGKPAEVGMGKGKGDPQGYEFIVWPGRIIFELDGVVDVMARQALRKAGAKLPLKTRLVTRLT, from the coding sequence ATGTTGTTACCTAAAAAAGTAAAACACCGGAAGTGGCATACAATGCGTCGTAATCCTAATAAACCGAGGACGGAGACTCGTGGCGTGACACTGGCCTTTGGTTCACATGGGCTTAAGGCGATGACCGCCGGCAGGGTGCGGGCGAATCAGATTGAGGCCGCTCGTAAATCGATAATGCACGAAATCCAGAAGACTGGTAAGATGTGGATTCGTATTTTTCCTGACAAACCCTATACTGGGAAGCCTGCGGAAGTGGGAATGGGTAAGGGAAAGGGTGATCCGCAGGGTTATGAGTTTATCGTTTGGCCGGGGCGGATAATCTTTGAGTTGGACGGCGTTGTCGACGTAATGGCCCGTCAGGCCTTGCGTAAGGCTGGAGCAAAATTACCACTCAAGACCAGACTGGTAACTCGGCTGACCTAG
- the rpsC gene encoding 30S ribosomal protein S3 yields MSHKVHPYSHRLGIIRDWQSRWFGTGGQFQKFLKADVLLREFLEKKLRGFAVNNIEIERGQNFLRLTIKTARPGLIIGRSGEGSTKLRAEAAKFLERIGAEIPKDFRLDIEEVKNPETYARLVAQMIAEGLEKRLPFRRVAKQALEKAMGNRDVGGVRVTLSGRLGGADIGRTETFKKGRLPLQTLRADIDFAREKAHMTYGVVGIKVWIYRGEIFAEKAK; encoded by the coding sequence ATGAGTCACAAAGTCCATCCTTATTCTCATCGACTTGGCATTATCCGCGACTGGCAGTCACGTTGGTTTGGCACGGGTGGCCAATTTCAGAAATTTCTCAAAGCGGATGTGCTTCTACGAGAATTTTTGGAAAAAAAGTTGCGCGGTTTTGCCGTTAACAATATTGAAATTGAGCGCGGGCAGAATTTCTTACGCCTGACCATTAAGACGGCCCGTCCAGGACTGATCATTGGCCGCTCAGGTGAGGGCTCAACTAAGTTGCGAGCTGAGGCGGCTAAGTTTCTGGAACGGATTGGGGCGGAGATACCAAAAGATTTTCGCCTGGATATCGAAGAGGTGAAAAATCCGGAAACCTACGCTCGCCTGGTTGCCCAAATGATTGCCGAAGGTCTAGAGAAGAGATTACCTTTTCGTCGTGTTGCTAAGCAGGCTCTTGAGAAGGCCATGGGTAATCGTGATGTGGGTGGTGTCCGTGTGACATTGTCTGGGCGTTTGGGCGGTGCCGACATTGGCCGCACCGAGACTTTTAAAAAGGGTCGATTACCTCTCCAGACACTGCGGGCCGATATTGATTTTGCACGGGAAAAAGCGCATATGACTTATGGTGTGGTGGGGATCAAGGTTTGGATTTATCGTGGAGAAATCTTTGCCGAAAAGGCTAAATAA
- the rplV gene encoding 50S ribosomal protein L22 has product MKAALNNYRQSPRKVRLVGDLIKGQSVEKALAQLQFLPKRASEPIAKLLRSAVANADGATGLTVSNVRVDAGSTLKRMRPRARGSAARINKRTSRVLLTLKKSEIKN; this is encoded by the coding sequence ATGAAAGCGGCACTAAACAACTATCGTCAATCACCACGCAAGGTGCGACTTGTGGGTGATTTGATTAAGGGACAGAGTGTCGAAAAGGCTCTCGCGCAATTGCAGTTCTTACCCAAGCGTGCGAGTGAGCCAATTGCCAAACTTCTTCGTTCGGCGGTAGCGAATGCTGATGGCGCTACTGGTCTTACGGTGAGCAATGTTCGGGTGGACGCTGGTTCTACGCTAAAGCGAATGCGTCCACGTGCTCGTGGTTCAGCCGCACGAATCAATAAGCGCACGAGTCGAGTTTTACTCACCCTTAAGAAATCGGAGATTAAGAATTAG
- the rpsS gene encoding 30S ribosomal protein S19 gives MSRSLAKGPYVDPKLMKKIAGKKPGVTDVIKTWSRSSTIAPEMVGFKFGVHNGRDHVEVLIVEEMVGHKLGEFALTRKFLRHGGKIQKEMEQKAKESEISAAKAAKETAASAKK, from the coding sequence ATGTCACGTTCACTTGCGAAAGGTCCCTACGTGGATCCAAAGTTGATGAAAAAGATTGCCGGCAAGAAGCCGGGGGTTACTGATGTGATTAAAACTTGGTCTCGATCCAGCACAATTGCGCCAGAAATGGTTGGTTTCAAGTTCGGTGTACACAATGGACGCGATCATGTGGAAGTTTTGATTGTTGAAGAAATGGTTGGCCATAAGCTCGGGGAATTTGCCCTAACTCGTAAGTTCTTGCGTCACGGCGGTAAAATCCAGAAAGAAATGGAACAAAAGGCGAAGGAATCAGAGATTTCAGCGGCCAAGGCAGCTAAGGAAACGGCTGCTTCCGCAAAGAAATAA